DNA from Kitasatospora herbaricolor:
CCCCACCAGCGCCACGTCGGCGACGGACTTGAGCTCCATGACGATGTCACGGGCCTCGCCGGGCTCGCCCAGCAGCGCGAAGCCGGGGGCCTTGCGGCGGGCGGAGGCGAGCGAGGAGTTGCCGAGGCCGCCGCGGCCGCCGGCGGCGGCGATGAAGCTGGTGCCGTGGCCGACCAGGTCGGCGAGCACGTTGCCCTCGCGGTCCATCACCACGGTGCCGTCCGGCACCGGCAGGACCAGGTCGCCGCCGGTGGAGCCGGTGCGGTGGCCGCCCGCGCCCGGCTTGCCGTTGGTGGCCTTGCGCTTGGGCGAGTGGTGGTACTCCAGCAGCGTGGTGATGCTGGCGTCCACGGTGAGGATGACGCTTCCGCCCTCACCGCCGTTGCCGCCGTCGGGGCCGCCGAGCGGCTTGAACTTCTCCCGGTGCACGGAGGCGCAGCCGTGGCCTCCGTTACCCGCGGCGACGTGCAGTTCGACGCGGTCCACGAAGGTGGTCATCGGTGTGCCTTCCAGCTAGGAGAAAAATCGGGTCAGAACGGATGAACCGCCCCGGGGTCAAAACCCAGAGGGTGGACCGGAAATTTCCGGTCCACCCTCCAGAATGTCCTACCTTGCACCACGGTGACGCGGCGTCAGGAAGATCAGGCCTCGACGGCCACGATGTTCACGACGCGACGGCCACGGTGGGTGCCGAACTGGACCGCACCGGCGTTCAGCGCGAACAGGGTGTCGTCGCCACCGCGACCGACGCCCGCACCCGGGTGGAAGTGGGTGCCGCGCTGGCGGACGAGGATCTCGCCGGCGCTGACGACCTGGCCGCCGAAGCGCTTGACGCCGAGGCGCTGGGCGTTCGAGTCGCGGCCGTTACGGGTAGAGCTTGCGCCCTTCTTGTGTGCCATCTCGCAATCCCCTTACTTACTTCGCGGAGTCGATGCTCGTGATGCGGACGGCGGTGTGGCGCTGGCGGTGACCCTGGCGCCGACGGTAGCCGGTCTTGTTCTTGTAGCGGAGGATGACGATCTTCTCACCCTTGGTGTGGTCGACGACCTCGGCGTGAACCTTCACACCGGCGAGGACCCACGGGTCGGAGGTGACGGCCTCGCCGTCGACAAGCAGGATGGTCGAGAGCTCGACCGAGTCACCCGGCTTGACGTCAACGCGGTCAATCTCCAGCACGTCGCCGATGGCGACCTTGTGCTGGCGGCCGCCGGCGCGAACGATCGCGTACATGCGGTACCTGCTTTCTCTACTCGGTCGGAACTCTCGATGCCAGCCGCCTGGGTACGGACACAGGCGGCCTCCCCCGTCCCCCGAAGGGTCTGGGAGGTGATCTGCTCGGGAGCATGGCGTAGACACGCCGAATGTCAAGAATACGGATCCGCCGCCGCTGGAGCAAACCGGCCCCGCCGCCCCGGAGGGCGGGCGCGCGACGGACCCGTACAACGCCCGGCGGGGTGGGCGGCGAACGCCCACCCCGCCGGGCGGCGGACTACTCGGCTGCCGAATCACCCTCGGCGGCCGCGGCCTTCTTGGCCGCCGCGCTCGTCCGCTTGGTGGCGGTCTTGCGGGCGGTGGTCTTCTTCGCCGCTGCCGTGGTGGTCTTCTTGGCGGCGGTCTTCTTCGCGGCGGCCTTGCGGGGGGCCCGCTTCTTCGGCGCGGGCTCCTCCTCGGCCTCGGCGGCCTCCACCGGCTCGGCGGGGACCTCGACGGGGGCCTCGGCCACCGGCTCGGGCTCCACCGGGGCGGCGGGCGCCTCGGGCTCGGCCTGCGGGGCGGTCTCGGCG
Protein-coding regions in this window:
- the rpmA gene encoding 50S ribosomal protein L27, encoding MAHKKGASSTRNGRDSNAQRLGVKRFGGQVVSAGEILVRQRGTHFHPGAGVGRGGDDTLFALNAGAVQFGTHRGRRVVNIVAVEA
- the rplU gene encoding 50S ribosomal protein L21; this translates as MYAIVRAGGRQHKVAIGDVLEIDRVDVKPGDSVELSTILLVDGEAVTSDPWVLAGVKVHAEVVDHTKGEKIVILRYKNKTGYRRRQGHRQRHTAVRITSIDSAK